One window from the genome of bacterium HR11 encodes:
- the apc4 gene encoding Acetophenone carboxylase delta subunit, which produces MAAPSVDPVRLEVFRHMLTAVAEEMGSVLERSAYSPNIKERRDFSCAVFDADGRLIAQAAHIPVHLGAMPLSVRAALEAFPDLEPDDVIVLNDPYRGGTHLPDVTMIHPVFIEDRLTFFTANRAHQSDIGGMSPGSMPLASEIFQEGLILPPVRLYRRGVRNEDLWQVLLANVRTPEEREGDLLAQLYACRVGAQRLRELVEKYGRAEVLFYSRALLDYAEALMRHALAQIPEGTYVFEDFLDDDGFSEAPVRIRAAVTVRAAEAVVDFTGSDPQCRGSVNAVYAVTLSAVRYCFRALLEGDAPTNDGLFRPIQVVAPEGTVVHARPPAPVSAGNVETSQRIVDVVLGALAQAVPDRIPAAAQGTMNNLTFGGVFQGRPFAFYETIGGGAGAGPHGDGESAIHTHMTNTMNTPVEAIERLFPVRIRRYSVRWGSGGEGRHRGGDGIVREIEFLAPARVGLISDRRKTAPYGLAGGQPGRPGRNRLVRADGAVLDLPGKFQVDVQPGDVLCIETPGGGGWGDLGVGR; this is translated from the coding sequence ATGGCGGCTCCGTCGGTCGACCCCGTCCGGCTGGAAGTCTTCCGCCACATGCTAACGGCCGTCGCCGAGGAGATGGGCTCCGTCCTGGAGCGGAGCGCCTACTCGCCGAACATTAAAGAACGTCGCGACTTCTCCTGCGCCGTCTTCGACGCCGACGGCCGTCTCATCGCCCAGGCCGCCCACATCCCGGTCCACCTCGGCGCGATGCCCCTGTCGGTTCGAGCGGCCCTGGAGGCCTTTCCGGACCTCGAACCCGACGACGTCATCGTCCTGAACGACCCCTACCGGGGCGGGACCCACCTGCCGGACGTGACGATGATCCACCCCGTCTTCATCGAGGACCGGCTTACGTTTTTCACGGCCAACCGGGCGCATCAATCCGACATCGGCGGCATGAGTCCGGGGTCGATGCCCCTGGCCTCGGAGATCTTTCAGGAGGGCCTCATCCTGCCGCCGGTGCGTCTGTACCGGCGGGGGGTGCGCAATGAAGACCTCTGGCAGGTCCTGCTGGCCAACGTCCGGACGCCGGAAGAACGGGAGGGCGACCTCCTCGCTCAGCTCTATGCCTGCCGGGTGGGCGCCCAGCGCCTTCGAGAGCTCGTCGAGAAGTACGGTCGGGCAGAGGTCCTCTTCTACAGCCGGGCCCTGTTGGATTACGCCGAGGCCCTCATGCGCCACGCCTTGGCCCAAATCCCCGAGGGCACCTACGTCTTCGAGGACTTCCTGGACGACGACGGCTTTTCGGAAGCGCCCGTCCGCATCCGGGCCGCCGTCACGGTCCGGGCGGCCGAGGCCGTCGTCGACTTCACGGGCTCCGACCCGCAGTGCCGGGGGAGCGTCAATGCCGTTTACGCCGTGACGCTGTCGGCCGTGCGGTACTGCTTCCGGGCCCTTCTGGAGGGCGACGCCCCGACCAACGACGGCCTCTTCCGCCCCATTCAGGTCGTCGCCCCCGAGGGGACCGTCGTCCACGCCCGGCCCCCGGCACCCGTCTCGGCCGGCAACGTCGAGACATCCCAACGGATCGTCGACGTCGTCTTGGGCGCCCTCGCCCAAGCCGTGCCCGACCGCATCCCGGCCGCCGCCCAGGGGACGATGAACAACCTGACCTTCGGGGGCGTCTTTCAGGGCCGGCCCTTTGCCTTCTACGAGACCATCGGCGGCGGCGCCGGCGCCGGTCCCCACGGGGACGGTGAGAGCGCCATCCACACCCACATGACGAACACGATGAACACGCCCGTCGAGGCCATCGAGCGGCTGTTCCCCGTCCGCATCCGACGGTACTCGGTCCGATGGGGCTCGGGCGGCGAGGGCCGCCACCGGGGCGGCGACGGCATCGTCCGGGAAATCGAGTTCCTGGCCCCGGCCCGGGTCGGCCTCATCTCGGACCGCCGGAAGACGGCTCCCTACGGCCTGGCCGGGGGCCAGCCCGGACGGCCGGGCCGGAATCGCCTCGTCCGGGCCGACGGGGCCGTCCTCGACCTGCCGGGCAAGTTTCAGGTCGACGTCCAGCCCGGCGACGTCCTCTGCATCGAGACGCCCGGCGGAGGCGGTTGGGGGGATTTGGGTGTTGGGCGTTAG
- the asnB gene encoding Asparagine synthetase [glutamine-hydrolyzing] 1: MCGVCGWFRPEPVAPTEQDRRILAAMTRTLVHRGPDDEGFYIDDQAALGFRRLSIIDLTGGRQPMTNEDGTVWVVFNGEIYNFRELRRELEAAGHVFRTRSDTEVIVHGYEVWGVEVVPRLRGMFGIALWDRRRRQALLARDPVGIKPLFYTVLPDGRLLFGSELKALLAHPDVERRLNPTALDAYLTLEYVPAPATLFDGIFKLPAGHWLLYRDGRWQVRSFWDVPPEADVGPDRRLSACLAELRARLRDAVQSHTVSDVPVGTFLSGGMDSSTVVAMLHDGPTPSEPVRTFSIGFDDPSYNELPYARLVAARYRTLHTEAVLSYDIVTTVERLLDFLDEPLADFSIFPTYLVSKTAREHVKVILSGDGGDEVFGGYDWYVAWQFHRALAWVPYAVRRWMGRQMTRWLAPAPQKKGLVNRLRRFGEGLQHEDSWGHVRWLLFLNRTQKADLYAPDLQAALRAGDFTVLMEPYLDRARAFRDPINAVLYVDLKTYLAEDILTKVDRMSMAVSLETRVPLLDSRLVEWVFRLPGRWKLRGWTTKWVLKQAMRPYLPPEVLRREKQGFSIPMKNWLRQELRSLLLDYLNPAALGRHGLFRWPTVEGWIREHLDFRADHAHRLWALLLFQAWYDRVLSARPVGVG; this comes from the coding sequence ATGTGCGGCGTCTGCGGATGGTTCCGACCCGAGCCGGTGGCCCCGACGGAACAGGACCGCCGCATCCTGGCGGCCATGACCCGGACCCTCGTCCACCGGGGTCCCGACGACGAAGGCTTCTACATCGACGACCAGGCGGCCCTGGGCTTCCGGCGGCTGAGCATCATCGACCTGACCGGCGGCCGTCAGCCGATGACGAACGAGGACGGGACCGTCTGGGTCGTCTTCAACGGGGAGATTTACAACTTCCGGGAATTGCGTCGGGAGCTGGAGGCGGCCGGCCACGTCTTCCGCACCCGGTCGGACACGGAAGTCATCGTTCACGGCTACGAGGTCTGGGGCGTCGAGGTCGTCCCGCGTCTTCGGGGGATGTTCGGGATCGCCCTCTGGGACCGGCGTCGGCGGCAGGCCCTGCTCGCCCGGGACCCCGTCGGCATCAAGCCCCTGTTTTACACCGTCTTACCGGACGGTCGGCTCCTGTTCGGCTCCGAGCTGAAGGCCCTCCTGGCCCATCCGGACGTCGAGCGGCGGCTGAATCCGACGGCCCTCGACGCTTACCTGACGCTGGAGTACGTCCCGGCCCCGGCGACGCTCTTTGACGGCATCTTCAAGCTCCCGGCGGGTCACTGGCTCCTCTACCGGGACGGCCGTTGGCAGGTCCGGTCCTTCTGGGACGTCCCTCCGGAGGCTGACGTCGGGCCGGACCGGCGTCTGTCGGCGTGCCTGGCCGAGCTTCGGGCCCGCCTCCGGGACGCCGTCCAGAGCCATACCGTCAGCGACGTCCCCGTCGGGACGTTCCTGAGCGGCGGGATGGACTCCTCGACGGTCGTCGCCATGCTCCACGACGGGCCGACCCCGTCCGAACCCGTCCGGACGTTTTCCATCGGCTTCGACGACCCGTCCTATAACGAACTGCCCTACGCCCGGCTCGTCGCCGCCCGCTACCGGACCCTCCACACGGAGGCCGTCCTGTCCTACGACATCGTGACGACCGTCGAGCGGCTCCTCGACTTCCTGGACGAGCCCCTGGCCGACTTTTCGATCTTCCCGACCTACCTCGTCTCCAAGACGGCCCGGGAGCACGTGAAGGTCATCCTGTCCGGCGACGGCGGCGACGAGGTCTTCGGCGGCTACGATTGGTACGTCGCCTGGCAATTCCATCGGGCCCTGGCCTGGGTGCCTTACGCCGTGCGCCGCTGGATGGGCCGTCAGATGACCCGGTGGCTCGCCCCGGCGCCCCAGAAGAAGGGCCTCGTCAACCGCCTCCGCCGCTTCGGGGAGGGCCTCCAGCACGAAGATTCCTGGGGCCACGTCCGTTGGCTCCTCTTCCTGAACCGGACCCAGAAGGCGGACCTTTACGCCCCGGACCTGCAGGCGGCCCTCCGGGCCGGGGACTTCACGGTCCTGATGGAGCCCTACCTCGACCGGGCCCGCGCGTTTCGGGACCCCATCAATGCGGTCCTGTACGTCGACCTGAAGACCTACCTGGCCGAGGACATCCTCACGAAGGTCGACCGCATGAGCATGGCCGTCTCCCTGGAGACGAGGGTCCCCCTCTTAGACAGCCGGCTCGTCGAGTGGGTCTTCCGCCTGCCGGGCCGCTGGAAGCTCCGCGGATGGACGACCAAGTGGGTCCTGAAACAGGCGATGCGGCCCTATCTACCGCCGGAGGTCCTGCGGCGAGAAAAGCAGGGCTTCAGCATCCCGATGAAGAACTGGCTCCGGCAGGAATTGCGGTCCCTGCTTTTGGACTACCTGAATCCGGCGGCCCTCGGTCGGCACGGCCTCTTCCGATGGCCGACCGTCGAGGGCTGGATCCGGGAGCACCTCGACTTCCGGGCCGACCACGCCCACCGCCTGTGGGCCCTCCTGCTCTTTCAGGCCTGGTACGACCGGGTCCTGTCGGCCCGACCCGTCGGCGTCGGGTGA
- the tyrS gene encoding Tyrosine--tRNA ligase, giving the protein MTSVAEQLRVLTRGCVDVVTTEELEARLEESQRTGRPLVVKAGFDPTAPDLHLGHTVLLRKMKHFQTLGHTVVFLIGDFTGLIGDPTGRSATRRPLTPEEIQANAQTYRQQVFKILDPDRTVLDFNSRWLAALRAEDIVRLCAQFTVARLLAREDFQRRMAEAQPLFLHELLYPLMQAYDSVALRADVELGGQDQLFNLLVGRDLQRAMGQPPQICMTVPLLEGLDGVEKMSKSLGNYVGITEPPDTMFGKLMSISDTLMWRYYELLTDVPLDEIERMKEDARRGRANPRDFKLRLARTIVAEYHGPEAAEAAQRRFVEVFSERRLPADMPVARRPLPDGPLSLVTLLVEEGLAPSRSEAKRLIQHGAVALTVVPVHQNVELADQLERVTDVETTLPVARPCKVVLRVGKRRFKTLIFGQ; this is encoded by the coding sequence ATGACGTCCGTGGCCGAACAGTTGCGGGTCTTGACCCGTGGATGCGTCGACGTCGTGACGACCGAAGAACTGGAGGCCCGGCTGGAGGAGTCCCAGCGCACGGGCCGGCCCCTGGTCGTCAAGGCCGGCTTTGACCCGACGGCGCCGGACCTTCACCTGGGGCATACGGTCCTCCTGCGGAAGATGAAGCACTTCCAGACCCTCGGGCATACCGTCGTGTTCCTGATCGGCGACTTTACGGGCCTCATCGGCGACCCGACGGGCCGGTCCGCCACACGGCGGCCCCTGACGCCTGAAGAGATTCAGGCCAACGCCCAGACGTACCGCCAGCAGGTCTTCAAGATCCTCGACCCCGACCGGACCGTCCTCGACTTCAACAGCCGGTGGCTGGCCGCCCTCCGGGCCGAGGACATCGTCCGCCTCTGCGCCCAGTTTACCGTCGCCCGCCTCCTGGCCCGGGAGGACTTCCAACGCCGGATGGCCGAGGCCCAGCCCCTGTTCCTGCACGAACTCCTGTATCCCCTCATGCAGGCCTACGACTCGGTCGCCCTCCGGGCCGACGTCGAGCTCGGCGGCCAGGACCAGCTGTTCAACCTCCTCGTCGGGCGGGACCTCCAGCGGGCGATGGGCCAGCCGCCCCAAATCTGCATGACGGTCCCCCTGCTCGAGGGCCTCGACGGGGTCGAGAAGATGAGCAAGAGCCTGGGCAACTACGTCGGCATCACGGAGCCGCCCGACACGATGTTCGGCAAGCTCATGTCCATCTCGGACACCCTCATGTGGCGGTACTACGAACTCCTGACGGACGTCCCCCTCGACGAAATCGAGCGAATGAAGGAGGACGCCCGCCGGGGCCGGGCGAATCCCCGGGACTTCAAGCTCCGGCTGGCCCGGACCATCGTCGCCGAATACCACGGCCCCGAGGCGGCCGAGGCGGCCCAGCGCCGCTTCGTCGAGGTCTTCTCCGAGCGACGGCTCCCGGCCGATATGCCGGTCGCCCGCCGTCCCCTCCCGGACGGGCCCTTGAGCCTCGTGACACTCCTCGTCGAGGAGGGCCTGGCCCCGTCCCGGAGCGAGGCCAAACGCCTCATCCAGCACGGGGCCGTCGCCTTGACGGTCGTCCCCGTCCATCAGAACGTCGAACTGGCCGACCAGCTCGAACGGGTGACCGACGTCGAGACGACCCTCCCGGTGGCCCGCCCCTGCAAGGTCGTCCTGCGCGTCGGCAAGCGCCGTTTTAAGACGCTTATCTTTGGGCAGTAA
- the dnaJ_1 gene encoding Chaperone protein DnaJ produces MEPSVKPTVVRVPLPWALGRLWRLRAIGVLQAAGPAPRAFFVYHGDLAGAWMTPEDPVLSPGSVVQMALTLQPRYLETDPVPAAGSILQVCRDLARRVGSGPWEELLYRLVREATVRSAPLTWAPLKALTLPEGLPVVAVPLLLWRLAGEAGEALDPAARTVSPTFPDAARSRLLAELQNDARLPPAVRSALAAETQTPTAAGTRFLSFFWVPGPTSVPTSAPPPTTETPVRLEEYVHRWEELRAYAHQSRRWTHYRVLGLTPDATPDQIRDRYRRLAAVFHPDRWPQADELQRSVVTRLFSRIQTAYKVLSDEAERKKYDRSLQTEGPAYEVVETRTGRIDPKTLKDFYVRGVRAFLKGDTPEAVRWLESVAAATSDWIVELILALAESYVPDRRHTAAQRLERLAQAHPEAAEVWWIYACALYHWGFQARARQALEEVKRRSPALLKQWGSPEKPDWARRKAFLRFLQKVAEAW; encoded by the coding sequence ATGGAGCCGAGCGTTAAGCCCACCGTCGTTCGAGTCCCCCTGCCGTGGGCGTTGGGCCGACTGTGGCGCCTCCGGGCCATCGGGGTCCTCCAGGCGGCCGGTCCGGCCCCCCGAGCTTTCTTCGTCTACCACGGAGACCTCGCCGGGGCGTGGATGACGCCCGAGGACCCCGTGCTGTCCCCGGGCTCGGTCGTCCAGATGGCCTTGACCTTACAGCCCCGCTACCTGGAGACAGACCCCGTGCCGGCGGCCGGCTCTATCCTGCAAGTATGCCGGGACCTCGCCCGCCGGGTCGGCTCGGGCCCGTGGGAGGAGCTTCTGTATCGACTCGTCCGGGAGGCTACGGTCCGGTCGGCGCCCCTGACATGGGCGCCCCTGAAGGCCCTGACCCTGCCGGAGGGCCTGCCCGTCGTGGCCGTCCCGCTTCTGTTGTGGCGTCTGGCCGGGGAGGCCGGCGAGGCGCTGGACCCGGCCGCTCGGACCGTGTCCCCGACCTTCCCCGATGCCGCCCGCTCTCGGCTTCTGGCCGAGCTCCAGAACGACGCTCGGCTCCCCCCGGCGGTCCGGTCGGCCCTGGCCGCTGAGACGCAGACGCCGACAGCCGCCGGGACCCGCTTCCTGTCGTTCTTCTGGGTCCCGGGACCGACGTCGGTCCCCACGTCTGCCCCGCCGCCGACGACCGAAACGCCGGTCCGCCTCGAAGAGTACGTCCACCGATGGGAGGAACTCCGGGCGTATGCCCACCAGAGCCGCCGGTGGACCCACTACCGGGTCCTGGGCCTGACGCCGGACGCCACACCCGACCAGATTCGGGACCGCTACCGCCGCCTGGCCGCCGTGTTCCACCCCGACCGCTGGCCCCAGGCCGACGAACTCCAGCGGTCCGTCGTGACCCGCCTGTTCAGCCGCATCCAGACGGCCTATAAAGTCCTGAGCGATGAGGCCGAGCGGAAGAAGTACGACCGGTCGCTCCAAACCGAAGGCCCCGCTTACGAGGTCGTCGAGACCCGGACGGGCCGCATCGACCCCAAGACGCTCAAGGACTTCTACGTCCGGGGCGTCCGGGCCTTCTTGAAGGGGGACACGCCGGAGGCCGTCCGCTGGCTGGAGAGCGTCGCGGCGGCGACGTCCGACTGGATCGTAGAACTCATCCTGGCGTTGGCCGAAAGCTACGTCCCCGACCGCCGTCATACGGCGGCCCAGCGGCTCGAGCGTCTGGCTCAGGCCCACCCCGAGGCCGCCGAGGTCTGGTGGATCTACGCCTGCGCCCTATACCACTGGGGCTTCCAGGCTCGGGCTCGCCAGGCCCTCGAAGAAGTCAAGCGACGAAGCCCCGCCCTCCTCAAGCAGTGGGGCTCCCCCGAAAAACCCGACTGGGCCCGCCGGAAGGCGTTCCTCCGATTTCTTCAAAAAGTCGCCGAAGCGTGGTAA
- the lip1 gene encoding Lipase 1, which produces MQAPERVPDPDRWWLRLYGRHRPPQVIFLHGAVGDHTGWNAVVRVLRELDPETWTYASVDLPGHGHSAGPACASIEEYAQELVAFLQSRYSPPWVLVGHSMGGAIAIEAALRYPDLWAGLVLVGTGARLRVHPDLLDWLDRGAKREAIDWLMAWLFGPHASESVRAQSRARLEQVPLDTLRRDYSACNAFDRMNDIGAIRTPTLVVGALQDVMTPPKYSYYLAEHIPGARLVMVPDAGHMLPVEAPDELAHAIQEFLSGIRVFGNSAVRP; this is translated from the coding sequence ATGCAAGCCCCTGAGCGCGTCCCGGACCCCGACCGGTGGTGGCTTCGCCTGTACGGTCGCCATCGGCCCCCACAAGTCATCTTCCTTCATGGGGCCGTCGGGGACCATACGGGCTGGAACGCGGTCGTCCGGGTCCTGCGGGAGCTCGACCCGGAGACATGGACCTATGCGAGCGTCGACCTGCCGGGCCACGGTCACAGCGCCGGGCCGGCCTGTGCATCCATCGAGGAGTACGCCCAAGAACTGGTCGCATTCCTGCAGAGCCGCTATTCGCCGCCCTGGGTCCTGGTCGGCCATTCGATGGGCGGCGCCATCGCCATCGAGGCGGCCCTCCGGTATCCGGACCTGTGGGCGGGCCTCGTCCTGGTCGGGACGGGCGCCCGCCTGCGGGTCCATCCGGACCTGCTCGACTGGCTCGACCGGGGTGCCAAGCGGGAGGCCATCGACTGGCTGATGGCGTGGCTGTTCGGACCCCACGCCTCCGAGTCCGTGCGGGCCCAGTCGCGCGCCCGCCTCGAACAGGTGCCTCTGGACACGCTACGACGGGACTATTCGGCCTGCAATGCGTTTGACCGGATGAATGACATCGGAGCGATTCGAACGCCGACCCTCGTCGTCGGCGCCCTCCAGGACGTCATGACGCCACCCAAATACAGTTATTACCTGGCCGAACACATCCCGGGCGCTCGCCTCGTGATGGTCCCCGACGCCGGCCACATGCTCCCCGTCGAGGCGCCCGACGAGCTGGCCCACGCCATCCAGGAGTTCCTGTCGGGCATTCGGGTATTCGGCAATTCGGCGGTTCGGCCGTAA
- the sppA gene encoding Protease 4, with the protein MKRRTLVGCLIALALLGFLIIAGVYFFQQAVGRAPLPRSFVLRLDLQGELMEFVPFTPWEVFQVRRPLSVWEMVRAIDTARQDDRVRGLVLVVRDVSAGLAKLQELHAALQRFRQSGKKVAAYVEEVGDAGYLVASAADSVTAPPGGFLVLNGVRGAFMALKGFLDKLGIEFQMVQYGPYKSAADVFTKESISPEVREMLTWIATSLDRQYRDSVVRGRPIPRDRWADLVARGIFTAESALAAKLIDRIEPWSEFEQRMRTEWSDRWVSLRRYYDAMPEPKGRERVRCALVFAVGGIFTGRGNPGENIGSERYVEWLDEIARDKTIRCVLIRNDSPGGSGTASDQILAAVERVKKAGKVVVVSMSDVAGSGGYYISMNADRIVAQPGTITGSIGVFAGKPVFQKTMDKLGIHVYEIYANPKAGMWSPFAYMTEDQLHALQEEIGRFYQMFVAKVAQHRKMSYEAVDAIAQGRIWTGEQAQEHRLVDRLGGFPEAQEEILSLLKKPKDTRIEWKVYPRRRTPWEVLLEIGESDSFPARLRRDIDGRGVLPRLLESYLAVLQDPVLLVMPPVGFGFHASP; encoded by the coding sequence ATGAAGCGGCGGACTCTCGTCGGTTGTCTGATCGCTTTAGCCCTCTTGGGTTTCTTGATCATCGCCGGGGTGTATTTCTTCCAGCAGGCCGTCGGGCGGGCGCCCCTGCCCCGGTCGTTTGTCCTGCGGCTCGACCTGCAGGGCGAGCTGATGGAGTTCGTCCCCTTCACGCCCTGGGAGGTCTTCCAGGTCCGGCGACCCCTCAGCGTGTGGGAGATGGTCCGGGCCATCGATACAGCCCGGCAGGACGACCGGGTCCGGGGCCTCGTCCTGGTCGTCCGCGACGTCTCGGCCGGTCTGGCCAAGCTCCAGGAACTGCACGCCGCCCTTCAGCGCTTCCGTCAGTCGGGGAAGAAGGTCGCCGCCTACGTCGAGGAAGTCGGCGACGCCGGTTATCTGGTCGCCAGCGCGGCCGACTCGGTCACGGCCCCACCGGGAGGCTTCCTGGTCCTCAACGGGGTCCGGGGGGCCTTCATGGCCCTGAAGGGCTTTTTAGACAAGCTGGGCATCGAGTTTCAGATGGTCCAGTACGGCCCTTACAAGAGCGCCGCCGACGTGTTCACGAAGGAGTCGATTTCCCCGGAAGTCCGGGAGATGCTGACGTGGATCGCGACGTCGCTGGACCGGCAGTATCGAGACTCAGTCGTCCGGGGCCGGCCCATCCCCCGGGACCGGTGGGCCGACCTGGTCGCTCGCGGGATCTTCACGGCTGAAAGCGCCCTGGCGGCCAAGCTGATCGACCGGATCGAGCCGTGGTCCGAATTCGAACAGCGGATGCGGACCGAGTGGTCCGACCGGTGGGTCAGCCTGCGGCGCTACTACGACGCCATGCCGGAGCCGAAGGGACGGGAGCGGGTCCGGTGCGCCCTGGTGTTCGCCGTCGGGGGCATCTTTACGGGCCGGGGGAACCCCGGGGAGAACATCGGGTCGGAGCGGTACGTCGAGTGGCTGGATGAGATCGCCAGGGACAAGACGATCCGGTGTGTCCTGATCCGGAACGACAGTCCCGGCGGGTCCGGCACGGCCTCGGACCAGATCCTGGCCGCCGTCGAGCGGGTCAAGAAGGCCGGCAAGGTCGTCGTCGTCAGCATGAGCGACGTCGCCGGCTCGGGAGGCTATTACATCTCGATGAACGCCGACCGTATCGTGGCCCAGCCCGGGACGATCACGGGCTCCATCGGGGTGTTTGCCGGCAAGCCCGTTTTTCAAAAGACGATGGACAAGCTGGGCATCCACGTCTATGAGATATACGCCAATCCGAAGGCCGGTATGTGGTCGCCCTTCGCTTACATGACGGAGGACCAGCTTCACGCCCTGCAGGAAGAGATCGGCCGCTTTTATCAAATGTTCGTGGCGAAGGTCGCTCAGCATCGCAAGATGAGCTACGAGGCCGTCGATGCCATCGCCCAGGGTCGTATCTGGACGGGTGAACAGGCCCAGGAACACCGACTCGTGGACCGGCTCGGCGGCTTTCCGGAAGCCCAAGAGGAAATCCTGAGCCTCCTGAAGAAACCGAAAGACACCCGCATCGAGTGGAAGGTCTATCCGAGGCGGCGGACGCCCTGGGAGGTCCTGCTGGAAATCGGGGAAAGCGATAGCTTCCCGGCCCGCCTGCGTCGGGACATCGACGGTCGAGGGGTCCTGCCTCGTTTGCTGGAGTCCTACCTGGCCGTGCTCCAAGACCCGGTCCTCCTGGTCATGCCGCCTGTAGGGTTTGGCTTCCATGCAAGCCCCTGA